The Serratia rhizosphaerae genome has a segment encoding these proteins:
- the eco gene encoding serine protease inhibitor ecotin — MKKISLLVAGMMMAASAGAATNATEKGDIRQQPLEKIAPYPQAEKGMTRQVIYLPKQEHEENYKVELLIGKTLQVDCNHHGLGGKLESKTLSGWGYDYLVLDKLSGPMSTMMACPDNTKHEAFVTANLGDAAMQRYNSRLPIVVYVPQDAQVKYRVWKAEDAVSDAVKK, encoded by the coding sequence ATGAAAAAGATCTCCTTGCTAGTAGCCGGCATGATGATGGCTGCTTCTGCCGGTGCGGCGACCAACGCGACTGAAAAGGGCGACATCCGCCAGCAGCCGCTGGAAAAGATTGCCCCTTACCCGCAGGCGGAAAAAGGCATGACGCGTCAGGTGATTTACCTGCCGAAACAGGAGCATGAAGAAAACTATAAGGTTGAGTTGCTGATCGGTAAAACGCTGCAGGTTGACTGCAACCACCATGGGCTGGGCGGCAAGCTGGAAAGCAAAACCTTGTCCGGCTGGGGCTACGACTACCTGGTGCTGGATAAACTCTCCGGCCCGATGAGTACCATGATGGCCTGCCCGGACAACACCAAGCATGAAGCCTTCGTGACGGCAAATCTGGGCGATGCCGCCATGCAGCGTTACAACAGCCGTCTGCCGATCGTGGTCTATGTGCCGCAGGACGCGCAAGTGAAGTATCGTGTCTGGAAGGCTGAGGATGCGGTCAGCGACGCGGTGAAGAAGTAA
- the ybjG gene encoding undecaprenyl-diphosphate phosphatase, with product MEQLNYLLFAWINATPASPEWSIDFATFLARDVIAIVPLLIVGLWFWGPKDALVSQREVVAKTTIALAFAILTSAAIGMLLPHERPFVAGIGYTFLHHAPDSSFPSDHGTAIFTFAMAFLCWHRLWSGIVLMVIAVAIAWSRVFLGVHWPLDMVGGFLLGMVGCLVAQLVWNLFGSAIAARLERLYRFLFAFPIRKGWIKE from the coding sequence ATGGAGCAGTTGAACTATCTTCTTTTCGCCTGGATTAACGCAACCCCGGCCTCGCCCGAATGGTCGATCGACTTCGCCACCTTCCTGGCGCGTGATGTGATCGCCATCGTTCCGCTATTGATTGTCGGCCTGTGGTTCTGGGGGCCGAAAGACGCGCTGGTTTCACAGCGTGAAGTGGTGGCAAAAACCACCATAGCGCTGGCATTCGCCATCCTGACCTCCGCCGCCATCGGTATGCTGCTGCCGCACGAACGCCCCTTCGTCGCCGGCATCGGCTACACCTTCCTGCATCATGCGCCGGACAGCTCCTTCCCCAGCGATCACGGTACCGCCATATTCACCTTTGCCATGGCATTTTTATGCTGGCACCGGCTGTGGTCCGGCATTGTGCTGATGGTTATCGCCGTCGCCATCGCCTGGTCGCGGGTTTTCCTTGGCGTACACTGGCCGCTGGATATGGTAGGTGGTTTCCTGCTTGGCATGGTGGGCTGCCTGGTGGCGCAGCTGGTGTGGAACCTGTTCGGCAGCGCGATCGCCGCCCGGCTGGAGCGCCTGTACCGTTTCCTGTTCGCCTTCCCTATCCGTAAAGGCTGGATCAAAGAGTAA
- the deoC gene encoding deoxyribose-phosphate aldolase, giving the protein MTSENIDYASYIDHTLLAMDATEQQISKLCEEAQQHNFYAVCVNSGYVPLVAQLLQESTVKVCSVIGFPLGAGLTVTKAFEAKAAIAAGAQEIDMVINVGWLKSGMLEDVKADIAAVREVCAAIPLKVILETCLLSDAQIVQVCEMCRELDVAFVKTSTGFSTGGAREEHVKLMRATVGSEMGVKASGAVRDRATAKTMIEAGATRIGTSSGVAIVSGEQAAAGSY; this is encoded by the coding sequence ATGACTAGCGAAAACATTGATTACGCCAGCTACATCGACCATACCCTGCTGGCGATGGACGCCACCGAGCAGCAAATCAGCAAACTGTGTGAAGAAGCGCAGCAGCACAATTTCTACGCGGTATGCGTGAACTCCGGTTACGTCCCGCTGGTTGCACAGTTACTGCAGGAAAGCACGGTGAAAGTCTGCTCGGTTATCGGTTTTCCGCTGGGCGCCGGCCTGACCGTCACCAAGGCCTTTGAAGCGAAAGCGGCGATTGCCGCCGGCGCGCAGGAAATCGATATGGTCATCAACGTCGGCTGGCTGAAAAGCGGCATGCTGGAGGATGTCAAAGCCGATATCGCCGCCGTGCGTGAGGTTTGCGCGGCTATCCCATTGAAGGTAATATTGGAAACCTGCCTGCTCAGCGACGCGCAAATCGTGCAAGTGTGTGAAATGTGTCGTGAACTTGACGTCGCCTTTGTCAAAACCTCAACCGGCTTCAGCACCGGCGGCGCTCGTGAAGAGCACGTTAAACTGATGCGCGCTACCGTGGGCAGCGAAATGGGCGTGAAAGCCTCCGGCGCAGTACGCGACCGCGCGACCGCCAAAACGATGATTGAAGCCGGCGCCACGCGTATCGGCACCAGTTCCGGCGTAGCCATCGTATCCGGCGAGCAGGCCGCCGCCGGCAGCTACTGA
- the deoR gene encoding DNA-binding transcriptional repressor DeoR: METRREERINRLVQVLKRSDKIHLKEAAALLGVSEMTIRRDLSAEPAAVVLLGGYVVTDPRNNGVTHYFVSDQKAKQVSEKRRIGLLAAPLIAENDTVFFDCGTTTPAIIDAIADDLPFTGVCHSLNTFLALQDKPQCKVILCGGEFKPNNYIFSSIGQRNEMDSICPNIAFISAAGLSLQQGASCFNFDELDMKHRALATAQRKVLVADHSKFGKVKPACIGPLTLFDHVITDQRPDGEFSDFFNQHAITLRY; the protein is encoded by the coding sequence ATGGAAACGCGGCGCGAAGAACGCATCAATCGATTAGTCCAGGTGTTAAAGCGTTCTGACAAAATCCACTTGAAAGAAGCCGCCGCGCTGCTGGGGGTGTCGGAAATGACCATCCGCCGCGATCTCAGCGCCGAGCCTGCGGCGGTGGTGTTGCTGGGCGGCTACGTGGTGACCGACCCGCGCAACAACGGCGTGACCCATTACTTTGTTTCCGACCAAAAAGCCAAGCAGGTGAGCGAGAAACGGCGCATCGGCCTGCTGGCCGCCCCGCTGATCGCAGAGAATGATACGGTGTTCTTTGATTGCGGCACCACCACGCCAGCGATTATCGACGCCATTGCCGACGACCTGCCCTTCACCGGCGTCTGCCACTCGCTCAATACCTTTCTGGCCCTGCAGGATAAACCGCAGTGCAAGGTGATCCTATGCGGCGGTGAATTCAAGCCGAATAACTATATCTTCAGCAGTATCGGCCAGCGCAACGAAATGGACAGCATCTGTCCCAACATCGCTTTTATTTCCGCCGCAGGCCTCAGCCTACAGCAAGGCGCCAGCTGCTTTAACTTTGACGAGCTGGATATGAAGCACCGGGCGCTGGCGACGGCGCAGCGCAAGGTGCTGGTGGCCGACCACAGTAAATTCGGCAAGGTGAAGCCGGCCTGCATCGGCCCGCTGACCCTGTTTGATCATGTCATCACCGACCAGCGCCCCGACGGCGAATTCAGCGATTTCTTCAATCAGCACGCCATCACCCTGCGCTACTGA